The Castor canadensis chromosome 8, mCasCan1.hap1v2, whole genome shotgun sequence genome contains a region encoding:
- the LOC109684029 gene encoding keratin, type II cytoskeletal 75-like isoform X2 yields MTQRSSMTIKSGGTRNFSASSASLLPGCRPGFSSVSVSQSGKSFGSGFGGGFGTRSLHSFGGSKRISVSGGYRSSRTSFGGAGCGLGGGIGYRIGGAYGGYGFGGGMMPGAGGIHEVTVNQSLLTPLHLEIDPSLQRVRKEEKEQIKTLNNKFASFIDKVRFLEQQNKVLETKWSLLQDHKTTRANLEPMFEAYITSLRRQLDSLGGERGRLETELKNMQDVVEDFKNKYEEEINRRTVAENEFVVLKKDVDAAYMSKVELEAKMDALVDEINFLRAFYEAELAQLQAQISETSVVLSMDNNRNLDLDSIIAEVKAQYEDIANRSRAEAESWYQTKYEELQRSAGRHGDDLHTTKMEISELNRATQRLRSEIDNLKKQCASLQATIADAEQRGEMALKDAKNKLAELEEALQKAKQDMARQLREYQELMNVKLALDIEIATYRKLLEGEECRLTGEGVGSVNICDLKTCSCLLSAAVVSSSGGTGYSGGGGLCVGGGSYSSGGYSGSGGLCHSGGSSGFSSTSGRSISGSSSSMRIISKTSSSKKSYRS; encoded by the exons ATGACCCAGCGATCCTCTATGACCATCAAGTCAGGGGGCACAAGGAACTTCAGTGCTTCCTCAGCCAGCCTCCTCCCAGGCTGCCGGCCAGGGTTCAGCTCTGTCTCTGTGTCCCAGAGTGGGAAAAGCTTTGGGAGTGGCTTTGGGGGTGGTTTTGGGACAAGGAGTCTTCACAGCTTTGGGGGTAGCAAGAGAATCTCTGTTAGTGGGGGCTACCGCTCCAGCCGGACCAGCTTTGGGGGTGCTGGCTGTGGGCTAGGTGGTGGCATAGGGTATAGAATTGGGGGAGCTTATGGCGGGTATGGATTTGGAGGTGGGATGATGCCTGGAGCTGGGGGCATCCATGAAGTCACTGTCAATCAGAGTCTCCTGACGCCCCTGCACCTGGAGATTGATCCTTCTCTACAGCGGGTGCGcaaggaagagaaggagcagATTAAGACCCTCAACAACAAGTTTGCCTCTTTCATCGACAAG GTGCGGTTCCTGGAACAGCAGAACAAAGTCCTGGAAACCAAATGGAGCCTCCTGCAAGACCACAAAACAACTAGGGCCAATCTTGAGCCCATGTTTGAAGCCTACATCACCAGCCTGAGGCGGCAGCTGGACAGCCTGGGTGGAGAGCGGGGCAGGCTGGAGACAGAGCTGAAGAACATGCAGGATGTGGTGGAGGACTTCAAGAACAA GTACGAAGAAGAAATCAACAGACGCACAGTGGCGGAGAATGAATTTGTGGTGCTCAAGAAG GATGTAGATGCCGCCTACATGAGCAAAGTGGAGCTGGAGGCCAAGATGGACGCCCTGGTGGACGAGATCAACTTCCTGAGAGCTTTCTACGAGGCG GAGCTGGCTCAGCTTCAGGCTCAGATCTCTGAGACCTCTGTGGTTCTCTCCATGGACAACAACCGCAACCTGGACCTGGACAGCATCATCGCTGAGGTCAAGGCCCAATATGAAGACATTGCCAACCGCAGTCGGGCAGAAGCTGAGTCCTGGTATCAGACCAAG TATGAAGAGCTGCAGCGGTCTGCCGGCCGACACGGGGATGACCTCCACACCACCAAGATGGAGATCTCTGAACTGAACCGGGCCACGCAGAGGCTACGCTCTGAGATTGATAACCTAAAGAAGCAG TGTGCCTCACTCCAAGCCACCATAGCTGATGCTGAGCAGCGAGGGGAGATGGCGCTCAAGGACGCCAAGAACAAGCTAGCAGAGCTAGAGGAGGCCCTGCAGAAGGCCAAGCAGGACATGGCCCGCCAGCTGCGTGAGTACCAGGAGCTGATGAACGTCAAGCTAGCCCTGGACATTGAGATCGCCACCTACCGCAAGCTGCTGGAGGGTGAAGAGTGCAG ACTCACTGGAGAAGGCGTTGGATCCGTGAACATCTGTGA CCTGAAAACATGCTCATGTCTTCTCTCTGCAGCTGTGGTCTCTTCCTCTGGAGGCACAGGCTACAGTGGCGGTGGTGGCCTCTGTGTGGGTGGGGGTAGCTACAGTAGTGGCGGTTACAGTGGCAGTGGTGGCCTCTGCCACAGTGGCGGGAGCAGTGGCTTCAGCTCCACCAGCGGTCGCAGCATCAGTGGCAGCAGCTCCAGCATGCGTATCATCTCTAAGACATCATCTTCCAAGAAGAGTTACAGGAGCTAA
- the LOC109684029 gene encoding keratin, type II cytoskeletal 75-like isoform X1, translated as MTQRSSMTIKSGGTRNFSASSASLLPGCRPGFSSVSVSQSGKSFGSGFGGGFGTRSLHSFGGSKRISVSGGYRSSRTSFGGAGCGLGGGIGYRIGGAYGGYGFGGGMMPGAGGIHEVTVNQSLLTPLHLEIDPSLQRVRKEEKEQIKTLNNKFASFIDKVRFLEQQNKVLETKWSLLQDHKTTRANLEPMFEAYITSLRRQLDSLGGERGRLETELKNMQDVVEDFKNKYEEEINRRTVAENEFVVLKKDVDAAYMSKVELEAKMDALVDEINFLRAFYEAELAQLQAQISETSVVLSMDNNRNLDLDSIIAEVKAQYEDIANRSRAEAESWYQTKYEELQRSAGRHGDDLHTTKMEISELNRATQRLRSEIDNLKKQCASLQATIADAEQRGEMALKDAKNKLAELEEALQKAKQDMARQLREYQELMNVKLALDIEIATYRKLLEGEECRLTGEGVGSVNISVVSSSGGTGYSGGGGLCVGGGSYSSGGYSGSGGLCHSGGSSGFSSTSGRSISGSSSSMRIISKTSSSKKSYRS; from the exons ATGACCCAGCGATCCTCTATGACCATCAAGTCAGGGGGCACAAGGAACTTCAGTGCTTCCTCAGCCAGCCTCCTCCCAGGCTGCCGGCCAGGGTTCAGCTCTGTCTCTGTGTCCCAGAGTGGGAAAAGCTTTGGGAGTGGCTTTGGGGGTGGTTTTGGGACAAGGAGTCTTCACAGCTTTGGGGGTAGCAAGAGAATCTCTGTTAGTGGGGGCTACCGCTCCAGCCGGACCAGCTTTGGGGGTGCTGGCTGTGGGCTAGGTGGTGGCATAGGGTATAGAATTGGGGGAGCTTATGGCGGGTATGGATTTGGAGGTGGGATGATGCCTGGAGCTGGGGGCATCCATGAAGTCACTGTCAATCAGAGTCTCCTGACGCCCCTGCACCTGGAGATTGATCCTTCTCTACAGCGGGTGCGcaaggaagagaaggagcagATTAAGACCCTCAACAACAAGTTTGCCTCTTTCATCGACAAG GTGCGGTTCCTGGAACAGCAGAACAAAGTCCTGGAAACCAAATGGAGCCTCCTGCAAGACCACAAAACAACTAGGGCCAATCTTGAGCCCATGTTTGAAGCCTACATCACCAGCCTGAGGCGGCAGCTGGACAGCCTGGGTGGAGAGCGGGGCAGGCTGGAGACAGAGCTGAAGAACATGCAGGATGTGGTGGAGGACTTCAAGAACAA GTACGAAGAAGAAATCAACAGACGCACAGTGGCGGAGAATGAATTTGTGGTGCTCAAGAAG GATGTAGATGCCGCCTACATGAGCAAAGTGGAGCTGGAGGCCAAGATGGACGCCCTGGTGGACGAGATCAACTTCCTGAGAGCTTTCTACGAGGCG GAGCTGGCTCAGCTTCAGGCTCAGATCTCTGAGACCTCTGTGGTTCTCTCCATGGACAACAACCGCAACCTGGACCTGGACAGCATCATCGCTGAGGTCAAGGCCCAATATGAAGACATTGCCAACCGCAGTCGGGCAGAAGCTGAGTCCTGGTATCAGACCAAG TATGAAGAGCTGCAGCGGTCTGCCGGCCGACACGGGGATGACCTCCACACCACCAAGATGGAGATCTCTGAACTGAACCGGGCCACGCAGAGGCTACGCTCTGAGATTGATAACCTAAAGAAGCAG TGTGCCTCACTCCAAGCCACCATAGCTGATGCTGAGCAGCGAGGGGAGATGGCGCTCAAGGACGCCAAGAACAAGCTAGCAGAGCTAGAGGAGGCCCTGCAGAAGGCCAAGCAGGACATGGCCCGCCAGCTGCGTGAGTACCAGGAGCTGATGAACGTCAAGCTAGCCCTGGACATTGAGATCGCCACCTACCGCAAGCTGCTGGAGGGTGAAGAGTGCAG ACTCACTGGAGAAGGCGTTGGATCCGTGAACATCT CTGTGGTCTCTTCCTCTGGAGGCACAGGCTACAGTGGCGGTGGTGGCCTCTGTGTGGGTGGGGGTAGCTACAGTAGTGGCGGTTACAGTGGCAGTGGTGGCCTCTGCCACAGTGGCGGGAGCAGTGGCTTCAGCTCCACCAGCGGTCGCAGCATCAGTGGCAGCAGCTCCAGCATGCGTATCATCTCTAAGACATCATCTTCCAAGAAGAGTTACAGGAGCTAA
- the LOC109684030 gene encoding keratin, type II cytoskeletal 75 isoform X2, with translation MSRQSTITFHTGNRRGFSTASATTPAAGRSRFSSVSVARTTGNSGGLGRISGTGAGFGSRSLYNLGGTKRVSISGCGGFRSGFGSRGSGGFGYGGGVGGGFGGPGFPACPPGGIQEVTVNQSLLTPLNLQIDPTIQRVRKEEREQIKTLNNKFASFIDKVRFLEQQNKVLETKWNLLQEQGSRTVRQNLEPLFDTYINDLRRQLDGVTTERGRLDAELRSMQEVVEDFKVRYEDEINKRTSAENEFVALKKDVDGAYMNKVELEAKVDSLTDEINFLRMVFEAELSQMQTQVSDTSVVLSMDNNRNLDLDSIIAEVKAQYEDIANRSRAEAESWYQTKYEELQVTAGRHGDDLRNTKQEISEMNRMIQRLRAEIDNVKKQCSSLQTAIADAEQRGELVLKDAQAKLVDLEEALQKAKQDMARLLREYQELMNVKLALDVEIATYRKLLEGEECRLSGEGVSPVNISVVTSTVSSGYGGGNGIGGGSLGLGGGSSYSFTSSGGHGLGGSGFTTSSSRGLGGSGSSVKFVSTTSSSRKSFKH, from the exons ATGTCTCGGCAGTCTACCATCACCTTCCACACCGGCAATCGCAGGGGCTTCAGCACTGCCTCGGCCACTACCCCAGCTGCAGGGCGCTCCCGCTTCAGCTCGGTCTCCGTGGCCCGCACCACAGGGAACAGCGGGGGACTGGGCAGGATCAGTGGCACTGGGGCTGGCTTTGGAAGCCGCAGCCTTTACAACCTGGGGGGGACCAAACGGGTCTCCATTAGTGGGTGTGGTGGCTTCCGGAGCGGCTTTGGCAGTAGGGGTAGTGGTGGATTTGGCTATGGGGGTGGCGTTGGAGGGGGCTTTGGTGGCCCTGGCTTCCCCGCCTGCCCCCCTGGAGGCATCCAAGAGGTCACTGTCAACCAGAGTCTCCTGACTCCCCTCAACTTGCAAATTGACCCCACCATCCAGAGGGTGCGAAAAGAAGAGCGTGAGCAGATAAAGACTCTCAACAACAAGTTCGCCTCCTTCATCGACAAG GTGCGCTTCCTGGAGCAGCAGAACAAGGTTCTGGAGACCAAGTGGAACCTCCTGCAGGAGCAGGGCTCCAGGACCGTGAGGCAGAACCTGGAGCCTCTTTTTGACACCTACATCAATGACCTCCGAAGGCAACTGGATGGTGTCACCACTGAAAGGGGCAGGCTGGATGCTGAGCTGAGGAGCATGCAGGAGGTCGTAGAAGATTTCAAAGTCAG GTACGAAGATGAAATTAACAAGCGCACGAGCGCCGAGAATGAATTTGTGGCCTTGAAAAAG GATGTGGATGGTGCCTACATGAACAAGGTAGAGCTGGAAGCCAAGGTTGACTCTCTGACTGATGAGATCAACTTCCTCCGGATGGTCTTTGAGGCA GAGCTGTCCCAAATGCAGACCCAGGTCAGTGACACATCAGTGGTCCTGTCCATGGACAACAACCGCAACCTGGACCTGGACAGCATCATCGCTGAGGTCAAGGCGCAATATGAGGACATTGCCAACCGTAGCCGGGCAGAAGCTGAGTCCTGGTACCAGACTAAG TATGAGGAGTTGCAGGTCACAGCGGGCAGACATGGCGATGACCTCCGTAACACCAAACAAGAGATCTCCGAGATGAACCGCATGATCCAGAGGCTGAGAGCCGAGATCGACAATGTCAAGAAACAG TGCTCCAGCCTGCAAACGGCCATCGCTGATGCAGAACAGCGAGGGGAGCTAGTTCTCAAAGATGCACAGGCCAAACTGGTGGACCTTGAGGAGGCCCTGCAGAAAGCCAAGCAGGACATGGCTCGGCTGCTGCGCGAGTACCAGGAACTGATGAATGTCAAGCTAGCCCTGGACGTGGAGATTGCCACCTATCGCAAGCTGCTGGAAGGCGAGGAATGCAG GCTGAGCGGAGAAGGAGTTTCTCCAGTTAATATCT CTGTGGTCACCTCCACGGTTTCCAGTGGCTATGGTGGTGGCAACGGCATTGGAGGTGGAAGCCTGGGTCTTGGTGGAGGCAGCAGCTACTCCTTCACCTCCAGCGGTGGGCACGGCCTAGGAGGCTCTGGTTTCACCACCAGCAGCAGCCGGGGCCTAGGGGGCAGTGGCTCCAGCGTCAAATTTGTCTCTACCACATCCTCCAGCAGGAAGAGCTTTAAGCACTAA
- the LOC109684030 gene encoding keratin, type II cytoskeletal 75 isoform X1, with protein MSRQSTITFHTGNRRGFSTASATTPAAGRSRFSSVSVARTTGNSGGLGRISGTGAGFGSRSLYNLGGTKRVSISGCGGFRSGFGSRGSGGFGYGGGVGGGFGGPGFPACPPGGIQEVTVNQSLLTPLNLQIDPTIQRVRKEEREQIKTLNNKFASFIDKVRFLEQQNKVLETKWNLLQEQGSRTVRQNLEPLFDTYINDLRRQLDGVTTERGRLDAELRSMQEVVEDFKVRYEDEINKRTSAENEFVALKKDVDGAYMNKVELEAKVDSLTDEINFLRMVFEAELSQMQTQVSDTSVVLSMDNNRNLDLDSIIAEVKAQYEDIANRSRAEAESWYQTKYEELQVTAGRHGDDLRNTKQEISEMNRMIQRLRAEIDNVKKQCSSLQTAIADAEQRGELVLKDAQAKLVDLEEALQKAKQDMARLLREYQELMNVKLALDVEIATYRKLLEGEECRLSGEGVSPVNISAVVTSTVSSGYGGGNGIGGGSLGLGGGSSYSFTSSGGHGLGGSGFTTSSSRGLGGSGSSVKFVSTTSSSRKSFKH; from the exons ATGTCTCGGCAGTCTACCATCACCTTCCACACCGGCAATCGCAGGGGCTTCAGCACTGCCTCGGCCACTACCCCAGCTGCAGGGCGCTCCCGCTTCAGCTCGGTCTCCGTGGCCCGCACCACAGGGAACAGCGGGGGACTGGGCAGGATCAGTGGCACTGGGGCTGGCTTTGGAAGCCGCAGCCTTTACAACCTGGGGGGGACCAAACGGGTCTCCATTAGTGGGTGTGGTGGCTTCCGGAGCGGCTTTGGCAGTAGGGGTAGTGGTGGATTTGGCTATGGGGGTGGCGTTGGAGGGGGCTTTGGTGGCCCTGGCTTCCCCGCCTGCCCCCCTGGAGGCATCCAAGAGGTCACTGTCAACCAGAGTCTCCTGACTCCCCTCAACTTGCAAATTGACCCCACCATCCAGAGGGTGCGAAAAGAAGAGCGTGAGCAGATAAAGACTCTCAACAACAAGTTCGCCTCCTTCATCGACAAG GTGCGCTTCCTGGAGCAGCAGAACAAGGTTCTGGAGACCAAGTGGAACCTCCTGCAGGAGCAGGGCTCCAGGACCGTGAGGCAGAACCTGGAGCCTCTTTTTGACACCTACATCAATGACCTCCGAAGGCAACTGGATGGTGTCACCACTGAAAGGGGCAGGCTGGATGCTGAGCTGAGGAGCATGCAGGAGGTCGTAGAAGATTTCAAAGTCAG GTACGAAGATGAAATTAACAAGCGCACGAGCGCCGAGAATGAATTTGTGGCCTTGAAAAAG GATGTGGATGGTGCCTACATGAACAAGGTAGAGCTGGAAGCCAAGGTTGACTCTCTGACTGATGAGATCAACTTCCTCCGGATGGTCTTTGAGGCA GAGCTGTCCCAAATGCAGACCCAGGTCAGTGACACATCAGTGGTCCTGTCCATGGACAACAACCGCAACCTGGACCTGGACAGCATCATCGCTGAGGTCAAGGCGCAATATGAGGACATTGCCAACCGTAGCCGGGCAGAAGCTGAGTCCTGGTACCAGACTAAG TATGAGGAGTTGCAGGTCACAGCGGGCAGACATGGCGATGACCTCCGTAACACCAAACAAGAGATCTCCGAGATGAACCGCATGATCCAGAGGCTGAGAGCCGAGATCGACAATGTCAAGAAACAG TGCTCCAGCCTGCAAACGGCCATCGCTGATGCAGAACAGCGAGGGGAGCTAGTTCTCAAAGATGCACAGGCCAAACTGGTGGACCTTGAGGAGGCCCTGCAGAAAGCCAAGCAGGACATGGCTCGGCTGCTGCGCGAGTACCAGGAACTGATGAATGTCAAGCTAGCCCTGGACGTGGAGATTGCCACCTATCGCAAGCTGCTGGAAGGCGAGGAATGCAG GCTGAGCGGAGAAGGAGTTTCTCCAGTTAATATCT CAGCTGTGGTCACCTCCACGGTTTCCAGTGGCTATGGTGGTGGCAACGGCATTGGAGGTGGAAGCCTGGGTCTTGGTGGAGGCAGCAGCTACTCCTTCACCTCCAGCGGTGGGCACGGCCTAGGAGGCTCTGGTTTCACCACCAGCAGCAGCCGGGGCCTAGGGGGCAGTGGCTCCAGCGTCAAATTTGTCTCTACCACATCCTCCAGCAGGAAGAGCTTTAAGCACTAA